A region from the Tachyglossus aculeatus isolate mTacAcu1 chromosome X2, mTacAcu1.pri, whole genome shotgun sequence genome encodes:
- the STAP2 gene encoding signal-transducing adaptor protein 2 isoform X1 produces MASAPGYPKGRKSKSSLPCHYYEGYVEKKGPKDRDFKKFWAGLQGLTLYFYNSIRDPQYVEKVDLETFVSLTDDAPRTGLGGSPRDGGTWLCLSLRNQELLLKVESLEAREMWKGFILTVVEMKVPSNLTLLPGHKYMMAEALAKEEERRAHEIPHCFLKVSRLEAQLLLERYPECGNLLLRPGSDRAGISVTTRQMLNGTEVVRHYKVKQEGQLYIIDVEEPFSCSSLWAVVNYFVSNTKKALVPFQMDEDYEKVIGFVESNKENGESSWAASKSFPPPAASSPVPGKQPVKPPGLDKNPLKPPTIGPMPPSEENYVIPISEPHTQYVNEEEVAEFQRSKPSGLPLNRPNGVKTKWAAKTQEKEPPPLTRTEPKGLISSATPKKSGISSSHPKFLASMGICTEMSEELERKLQLRRATLDE; encoded by the exons atGGCCTCGGCCCCGGGATACCCCAAAGGCCGCAAATCCAaatcctctctcccctgccattACTATGAAGGCTACGTGGAGAAGAAGGGCCCCAAGGATCGG GACTTTAAGAAGTTCTGGGCTGGGCTCCAGGGCCTCACACTGTATTTCTACAACAGCATTCGGGACCCCCAG TATGTGGAGAAGGTGGATTTGGAGACGTTTGTGTCGCTGACAGACGATGCCCCAAGGACCGGGCTAGGGGGCAGCCCCAGGGATGGGGGAACCTGGCTATGCCTATCGCTCCGGAACCAGGAACTCCTACTCAAG GTGGAGAGTCTGGAGGCACGGGAGATGTGGAAGGGGTTCATCCTCACGGTGGTAGAG atgaaggtccCTTCCAATCTGACCCTGCTCCCAGGGCACAAGTACATGATGGCGGAGGCCCTGGCCAAGGAGGAGGAACGCCGAGCCCACGAGATACCTCA CTGCTTCCTGAAGGTCAGCCGACTGGAGGCCCAGCTGCTCTTGGAGCGCTACCCCGAATGCGGGAATTTGCTCCTGAGGCCAGGGAGCGACAGGGCCGGCATCTCCGTCACCACCCGCCAGATGCTCAATGG GACCGAAGTTGTGCGGCACTACAAGGTGAAACAGGAGGGGCAACTGTACATCATTGATGTGGAGGAGCCG TTCTCCTGCTCGTCTCTCTGGGCTGTAGTGAACTATTTTGTCTCCAACACCAAGAAAGCGCTGGTCCCATTCCAgatggatgaagactatgagaagGTGATAG GGTTTGTGGAGTCCAACAAAGAGAACGGAGAGAGTAGCTGGGCCGCCTCCAAGTCCTTCCCACCTCCAGCTGCATCTAGCCCAG tgcctggtaaacaaCCCGTGAAGCCCCCCGGCCTGGACAAAAATCCCTTGAAGCCCCCCACGATAGGTCCCATGCCACCCTCTGAAGAGAACTACGTGATCCCCATCAGCGAGCCCCATACCCAATATGTCAATGAAGAGG AAGTTGCTGAATTCCAACGCTCGAAGCCCAGCG GGCTGCCCCTGAACCGGCCCAATGGTGTGAAAACCAAGTGGGCAGCGAAGACCCAGGAGAAGGAGCCTCCTCCCCTGACCAGAACAG AGCCGAAAGGCCTCATCTCCTCTGCCACCCCGAAGAAATCTGGAATTAGCTCTTCACACCCCAAATTCCTGGCTTCCATGGGCATCTGCACCG AAATGTCAGAGGAACTGGAGCGGAAGCTGCAGCTGCGCAGAGCGACCCTGGACGAGTGA
- the STAP2 gene encoding signal-transducing adaptor protein 2 isoform X2, with amino-acid sequence MASAPGYPKGRKSKSSLPCHYYEGYVEKKGPKDRDFKKFWAGLQGLTLYFYNSIRDPQYVEKVDLETFVSLTDDAPRTGLGGSPRDGGTWLCLSLRNQELLLKVESLEAREMWKGFILTVVEMKVPSNLTLLPGHKYMMAEALAKEEERRAHEIPHCFLKVSRLEAQLLLERYPECGNLLLRPGSDRAGISVTTRQMLNGTEVVRHYKVKQEGQLYIIDVEEPFSCSSLWAVVNYFVSNTKKALVPFQMDEDYEKVIGFVESNKENGESSWAASKSFPPPAASSPVPGKQPVKPPGLDKNPLKPPTIGPMPPSEENYVIPISEPHTQYVNEEGLPLNRPNGVKTKWAAKTQEKEPPPLTRTEPKGLISSATPKKSGISSSHPKFLASMGICTEMSEELERKLQLRRATLDE; translated from the exons atGGCCTCGGCCCCGGGATACCCCAAAGGCCGCAAATCCAaatcctctctcccctgccattACTATGAAGGCTACGTGGAGAAGAAGGGCCCCAAGGATCGG GACTTTAAGAAGTTCTGGGCTGGGCTCCAGGGCCTCACACTGTATTTCTACAACAGCATTCGGGACCCCCAG TATGTGGAGAAGGTGGATTTGGAGACGTTTGTGTCGCTGACAGACGATGCCCCAAGGACCGGGCTAGGGGGCAGCCCCAGGGATGGGGGAACCTGGCTATGCCTATCGCTCCGGAACCAGGAACTCCTACTCAAG GTGGAGAGTCTGGAGGCACGGGAGATGTGGAAGGGGTTCATCCTCACGGTGGTAGAG atgaaggtccCTTCCAATCTGACCCTGCTCCCAGGGCACAAGTACATGATGGCGGAGGCCCTGGCCAAGGAGGAGGAACGCCGAGCCCACGAGATACCTCA CTGCTTCCTGAAGGTCAGCCGACTGGAGGCCCAGCTGCTCTTGGAGCGCTACCCCGAATGCGGGAATTTGCTCCTGAGGCCAGGGAGCGACAGGGCCGGCATCTCCGTCACCACCCGCCAGATGCTCAATGG GACCGAAGTTGTGCGGCACTACAAGGTGAAACAGGAGGGGCAACTGTACATCATTGATGTGGAGGAGCCG TTCTCCTGCTCGTCTCTCTGGGCTGTAGTGAACTATTTTGTCTCCAACACCAAGAAAGCGCTGGTCCCATTCCAgatggatgaagactatgagaagGTGATAG GGTTTGTGGAGTCCAACAAAGAGAACGGAGAGAGTAGCTGGGCCGCCTCCAAGTCCTTCCCACCTCCAGCTGCATCTAGCCCAG tgcctggtaaacaaCCCGTGAAGCCCCCCGGCCTGGACAAAAATCCCTTGAAGCCCCCCACGATAGGTCCCATGCCACCCTCTGAAGAGAACTACGTGATCCCCATCAGCGAGCCCCATACCCAATATGTCAATGAAGAGG GGCTGCCCCTGAACCGGCCCAATGGTGTGAAAACCAAGTGGGCAGCGAAGACCCAGGAGAAGGAGCCTCCTCCCCTGACCAGAACAG AGCCGAAAGGCCTCATCTCCTCTGCCACCCCGAAGAAATCTGGAATTAGCTCTTCACACCCCAAATTCCTGGCTTCCATGGGCATCTGCACCG AAATGTCAGAGGAACTGGAGCGGAAGCTGCAGCTGCGCAGAGCGACCCTGGACGAGTGA
- the FSD1 gene encoding fibronectin type III and SPRY domain-containing protein 1 isoform X2, producing the protein MGDQKEALKKIITTLAVKNEEIQNFIYALKQMLQNVEDNSTKVQEDLEGEFQSLFSLLDELKEGMLMKIKQDRALRIYELQNQLTACTKALECSEELLETANQTLQGADNHDFAQAAKQIKDSVTMAPAFRLSLKAKVSDNMSHLMVDFAQERRLLQALKFLPVPSAPEIDLAESLVADNCVTLMWKMPDEDSKIDHYVLEYRRTNFEGPPRLKEEQPWMLIEGIRQTEYTLSGLKFDMKYMNFRVKACNKAVAGEFSEPVTLETKAFMFRLDAATCHQNLKVEELSVEWDAMGGKVQDIKAREKDGKGRTASPVNSPARCTQSPKRMPSGRGGRDRFTAESYTVLGDTLIDSGEHYWEVRYDRDSKAFGVGVAYRSLGKFDQLGKTPASWCVHLNNWLQVSFTAKHNNKAKVLDTTVPDCVGVHCNFHEGFLSFYNARTKQLLHTFKAKFSQPLLPAFMVWCGSFQVYSGLQVPSSVRCLQKRNSATSSSNTSLT; encoded by the exons GCTGCAGAATGTGGAG GACAACTCCACCAAAgttcaggaggacctggagggTGAGTTtcagtccctcttctcccttctggatGAGCTAAAGGAGGGGATGCTCATGAAGATCAAACAAGACCGGGCCCTCAGGATTTATGAGCTCCAG AACCAGCTGACTGCCTGTACCAAGGCCCTGGAATGCTCAGAGGAGCTCTTGGAGACGGCCAACCAGACGCTGCAGGGAGCAGACAACCATGACTTTGCtcag GCGGCCAAGCAGATCAAGGACAG TGTGACCATGGCGCCTGCGTTCCGGCTGTCCCTCAAGGCCAAGGTCAGCGACAACATGAGCCACCTCATGGTGGACTTTGCGCAGGAGCGGCGGCTGCTGCAAGCCCTCAAGTTTCTCCCag tgccCAGTGCCCCCGAAATCGACCTAGCTGAGTCTCTGGTGGCGGATAACTGTGTGACTCTGATGTGGAAGATGCCGGATGAGGACAGCAAGATCGACCACTATGTCCTGGAGTACCGGCGGACCAATTTTGAGGGGCCTCCCCGGCTGAAGGAGGAGCAGCCCTGGATGTTAATCGAGGGTATCCGGCAGACTGAGTACACCCTCTCTG gtCTGAAGTTTGATATGAAGTACATGAATTTCCGAGTGAAGGCATGCAACAAGGCAGTGGCAGGCGAGTTCTCAGAACCAGTCACGTTGGAGACCAAAG CATTCATGTTCCGCCTGGATGCAGCTACATGCCATCAGAACCTAAAGGTGGAGGAGCTCTCGGTGGAGTGGGATGCCATGGGGGGAAAGGTACAAGACATCAAGGCTCGGGAGAAGGATGGCAAAGGGCGGACAGCTTCTCCAGTCAACTCCCCAGCTAG GTGCACTCAGTCTCCCAAGCGGATGCCCTCAGGACGGGGAGGCAGGGACCGTTTCACCGCTGAGTCCTACACGGTGCTAG GAGATACCCTGATCGACAGCGGGGAGCATTACTGGGAAGTTCGCTATGACCGGGACAGCAAGGCTTTTGGGGTGGGTGTGGCATACCGCAGCCTGGGCAAGTTTGACCAGCTGGGCAAGACACCTGCCTCATGGTGTGTCCACCTCAACAATTGGCTGCAGGTCAGCTTCACGGCCAAGCACAACAACAAAGCCAAGGTGCTAGACACCACCGTGCCTGACTGCGTGGGTGTCCACTGCAACTTCCATGAAG GGTTCCTGTCCTTCTATAATGCCCGTACTAAGCAGTTGCTCCATACCTTCAAAGCCAAGTTCAGCCAGCCGCTCTTGCCGGCCTTCATG GTGTGGTGTGGCAGCTTTCAGGTGTACTCTGGCCTGCAGGTGCCCAGCTCCGTGCGTTGTCTGCAGAAGCGGAACAGTGCCACCAGCAGTTCCAACACCAGCCTCACCTAG